The uncultured Carboxylicivirga sp. genomic interval GGCTGATAGATTAGCAAAAAACTATCATACCGATATACAATTTCTGGAAGTTGATTTTACTCAAGTTAATTCAATTGAAAAAATAGATGCATGGTTAAATAAGTATAATGTGAATATGCTTATTAATAATGCCGGAATTGGTGGCACTAACTATTTTCATAACTGTAGTTTTGATGCATTTGATTCTATTATTTCGGTAAACATACGTACGTTAGTTTTAATTACTCGTTCAATAATTGAAAATTTAAAACAAAATGCGCCCTCTTATATCCTTAATATTTCAAGTATGGCCTCATGTTGCCCTATCGCTTTTAAAACCATATATCCTGCTTCTAAATCATTTGTTTATTCCTTTTCGCGAAGCTTAGGTGAAGAATTGAAGAATGATAATATCCATGTTAGCGTGGTACTTCCCGGAGCTTTCCGTTCTAATAGCAATGTTTGTAAAAGAATTGCCATAAGTAATTGGTGGAATAAAACAGGATGCCTTACAACCAACCATATGGCTTACCTTATTATAAAGCAACTTCTTAAATATAAGAAAGTAATTATCCCAGGTATATTAAATAAAATCAATTGGTTGATTTTGAAAGTACTGCCCTATACAATATGTATTCCGGCAATTTCAAAATCGGTAAAGAAGGAATTACAGTTGATAGGATGATTTAAAATGATGAATGGCTCCAGTTAATTTATTAAAAAAGCGATTTCGTTCCTTCTCTCCGACTTTACTAATCATGTTTGATTTAGATATTAACGTCTGATGAAGACTTGAAACTGATTGACAAAATTCGGCATCATCGTTTATCAATACACCCAAAATATTGTAGGTTATAAAAACTCGTTGTACATCATCGGTTGTGATAAAAATGGTATTATCATTCAGAATAATCTCATTTTCGTAAAGTGTATAAGTATCCGCAATGCCATGATCAGGATGGCCTTCAAGGAATTTCATACCTAATTCGGCTTGTTTTTGGTTGTGATTAAGCCACCTTTCTATGCTGTTTATAAGCTTTTCAAGGTCTTCTTTTGATGCAAAATAACCCGATATCCAATAATACTCGATCTGACGCAACAAAATCCGAAATGTATCCTCATTCCATAACTCTGTTGTAGGAATCTTCAGCACTATTGTTGCTATTTTCTTACACTTCTCAATTATTTCGTTATCAATAACCGAAAGAGTAAATTTATCGCCTTCCTTTATATTTACATTGAATATTGTTTTTTCCCAAAAGAAGAATTTAAAAGAAGCAATTTCGGGAAATTGAAAATATTGAAAGATGGGTGGATCTTTTGCCAGATAAAGAATATGTTTTCGCGCGACTGAGTTTATTTTCAGAAGATTATTATAGATAAAATCCAGCCATTTATTTTTATCGAAATTACCGGGCGCTACATCTAACTGACGAAAAGTTAAGAAGCTTGATTGTTGAGCTATAAATTGATCCATCGAACAATTGTAATAGCTACATAATTGAGACGCTTCATCTAAACTCAGTGTTTTTTCGCCTCGTATGCGCCTGTAAGCACTGTCGTTACTAATACCTAAAATTTCAGCAACCTCCTGTGCCAACGATAAATTATTGGCGATTTTTTCTCTGATTAAATCAAACAATTTAGTTTGTATGTCTCCCCCCGGTATCATTACTTAAAGTTACGCTTATAACCATAGATAATCAAGCTTCAGGAAAGTCTGAATGTCATTCTGGACACCATTATTTTTACAAGAGGAGATTTTTCGTTTATCTTAAGTGTTGATTACATGTATTGTTGAAAATATGCGAAAAATGCCCTCGATAAAGGGCATTTTATAAAATAGATAGTTCTACTATTTCTTATAATATTTCATTGCTTCAGGCATGTAGGCCTTCAGGTCTTTTACCCTTGTTTCGTCAGCAGGGTGAGTACTCATCCATTCTGGTGGTTTTTGTCCGCCCATATCAGACATACGCTGCCAAAACGGAACAGCTTCGTTTGGATCATATCCTGCCATCGCCATAAAAATCAAGCCCATTTTATCGGCTTCTGTTTCATGAGCTCTTGAAAAAGGTAACATCACACCATATTGTGAGCCAAGACCAAAGGCAGCCATTGCCAACTGTTGAGTTTGTTCTGGCTTTTCGTCCATTAATACAGTAAGAGCTGTTCCTCCATATTGAACGGCCATTTGCTGACTCATACGCTCACTTCCGTGCTTAGCAACGGCATGGGCAATTTCGTGTCCCATAACAACGGCTATACCTGTTTCATCTTGGCAATAAGGAAGAATACCTGTATAAAATACCACTTTACCGCCTGGCATACACCATGCATTAGGTGTTTCATCTTCAACGAGGTTAAATTCCCACTCAAATCCTGCAATCTGGCTTGAATAACCATTATCGGTCATGTATTTTTCAACAGCTGCAGCAATCTTTTTACCTACCTTTTTAATCGTAGCTGTTTTTTCTTTGTCTGTCGATATCTTGTTTTCTTTCAAAAACTCTTGGTATTGAGTGAAACTCATCGACATAACTTCTGAATCGGATACCAAATTCAACTGTTTTCGACCCGTAATAGGATTAGTAGCACAAGAAACCAATAGGCTAACAACCAGCACTACACCCAATGATACCGGCCATTTTTTCATAAGCTTTATCATTTTTTTCTATTTAAGTTAGATCTTTATCAAAAAGAGATTGCAAAATTAAGACAGAAAATCAATTCTCATATTTATCATGCTTATATATTACTTTTGAAAACAGAAAAAGGGTGAATATGTTTATTGCACACCACCCTTCTCAATATTTTATTAATGCATGAAACTATTTATGGTTAGATAAACAGGTTTACATTTGATTTTTCTGCTTCTTCAAGATAATTGGCAACTCCTCCAATATTAACGCCTTCAATCAATTCTTCTTTCTTCACTCCCATCACATCCATACTCATCTGACAAGCTATAAGGTTTATACCAGAAGAAACTGCATTTTGTATCATCACATCCAGTGAATCTACTTTCTTATCTTTCATACGCTTCTTCATCATTTTGGCACCCATACCTCCCATATTCATATTTGATAGCTTTAGATCACCACTATGCTTTGGCATCATTATATCAAACATCTTGTCCATAACACCTTTCTTAACCTTTGGCTTATTAGGCTTTTTAATCACATTTAAGCCCCAGAATGTAAAGAAAATGGTAACACGTTTACCCATTGCTGCAGCTCCGTTAGCAATAACAAAAGAAGCTAATGTTCGATCCATATCATCACTAAAAACAATTAGTGTTTTATTGTCGCCTTTATCCTGAACCGAAAATCCTTCTTTCAACACATCGTTTTTACGGATGATGGCCGTTATTTCACCATTTCCCTTTTCGCGAGTAAGTAAATCATTACCAGTTACCTTACACCACGATGCTACATCGTTATAGAAACCCGGATCGCTGGCTTTAATCATCAATTGCCCCTGAGTAGGTAGCTTATCCATCTCTGATTTTAGCTTCATAATTGGCCCTGGACATTGCAAACCACACGCATCTACCTCTAAAATATCTGTTTTGATAACTGGAGTATTCTTTGAAACTTCAACCTGAACAGCTTCTGCATTTTCGGTGAATTGCAGTTTATTATCCTGAGGTTTCATTGCATTATTAAAAACCTTTAAACCTCCCGAAAGATTATATACTTCTTCGAACCCATTCTGACGTAATATACGCGCTGCCAGGTATCCTCGCATACCAACTCCACAATACAGAATTACTTTTTTATCCTTCGGAATACGATCTAAACTGGTACGAATAGCATCAATTGGAATGTTAAGGGCTCCATCAAGTGCCCCCAAAGCAAACTCATCTGCAGTACGCGTATCAACCAAAGTAACTTCACTTAATTCAATCTCACTTAATTCATATGCCGACAATGGTTTAAATAATCCTCTGATTATGTTTTCGGCATTAAAACCGGCCTGATTCACAGGATCTTTAGCAGAACTAAACGGAGGCGCATAAGCATGCTCTATTTCCTGTAAATCGTAAATAGTTCCTTCATTTTTGATGATAGTTGCTAAAATATCCAAGCGCTTATCTACACCTTTATATCCAACAATCTGAGCTCCGTATAAACGACCTGTTTCCGGACAGAAAGAAATCTTTGTGGTCATCTGCATAGCTCCCGGGTAATATCCTGCATGCGAACCGTTATTTACAATGGTTGATGCATATTTGATGCCTGCAGCCTTCAAACTCTTATCTGCCAAACCTGAAATACCAGCGGTTAAATCAAATACTTTGGCTATTGCAGTTCCAATGGAACCGTTATATGTTTTTGTATGTCCGAAGGTAAGATTGTCGGCCAAAATACGTCCTTGTTTATTTGCCGGACCCGCTAAGAATGCCAAACTAGGCTTCTTCGAAATTTGATGAGGAAACTCAATACTATCGCCTACTGCATAAATATGTTCATCTGATGTTTGAAGATATTCATTTACCCACACGCCACCTGTTTCTCCTATTTTTAAACCAGCTTCTTTAGCAAGCTTATTATCCGGGCGAACCCCAATGGATAGAATAACAAAATCGGCATTTAACACATCTCCATCAGCTAAACAAACGTCCAGACTTCCCTGAGCATTCTCTTTAAAAGCTTTGACAGCATTATTGAGATATAATCCAACATTGTTTTCTTTAAAATGCTGATGTAAACCAGCTGCCATTTCCGGATCAAGCATATTCATAACTTGCGGAGCCGCTTCAACAACCGTAACATTTAGCCCTCTGTGATGAAGATTTTCAGCCATTTCTAAACCAATAAAACCAGCGCCCACTACAACTGCTGTGGCAGGTTTCTCATCATCAACAAAAGCTTTAATCTTATCCGTATCCTCTACATTACGAAGAGTAAATATATTTTTATGTTTTATTCCTTCAATGGGTGGAATAATTGGAGATGCTCCCGGAGAAAGAATCAATTTATCATACGTCAGCTCATATTTTTCACCTGTTTGATGGTTGGTTACACATACTTTCTTCTGATTAGCTTGAATAGCTGTCACTTCGGAATGAATGCGAATATCAATATTAAACCATGAATTGAAACTTTCGGGCGTTTGAACCATCAAATTCTGTCGATCTTTTATTACTCCACCAATGTAATAAGGTAAGCCACAATTGGCATATGAAATATGTGGTCCTTTTTCCAACATGATGATTTCAGCTTTTTCGTCTACCCTGCGCAAACGTGCAGCTGTTGTTGCTCCGCCCGCAACGCCTCCTACAATGACATATTTTTTATTCATGATTCTTTTATTGAAAAATTTCTGTATTTGAAACAAAGAAAATAAAAGTATACATATCTACAATAATAGATATATTTAAAAAATGTTAATATCTACATGTGTAAATTCATAATGCCATCCGTTTTATATTTAAATAAGATCATTATACTAGTCAAAGATCAAATACATGTATAACTTACCAATTATCATCACCAATGTCTCATATATATTAAATTCGTTGATCATTTACATTATGCTTATTTATAAACACGTATATCCACTGTATATAATATAACAACTTCGTAAAGATTGAATATCTATATAATGAATAAACCACGCGTATTAACAATTCAGGTGCCATTATATATCGTGTATGTGTTTCTATGTTTTTCTCATTTTTAGTCGGCCAGTAATACCTATTTATATAAAGTCTGAAAGTGTTATTTTTTATTTGCTCTGCAGAGAAAGCACTTTTAGTCATAAAGTTCACTATGCACCAGATGATTTATTATAAATTCTATATGTAGCTGAAGATTGGCTTGTAGATATTATGTCAATTTACAGCTTTTTCATTATGGATAAATAGGTAACAGCAGCCAGTCAGTAATGTGATATAACCACTTTATATCCAATTTTCACTTAAAGTAAATTGTAATACTAAGCACATTAAAGTCAATTAAAATCGAATTTAATATGTATTTACTTTGAGTTTAATCTGAGTTTAATTTGTAATTAAACTCAGATTAAACAAGTACACAACACAATAACAACCCAATTACTCACGGACATTTTCGTTTTACAAGACAAATTGCAATAATCTGAAGTATTTATATTTTTGCGGCGATATAACAAGAAATAGATACATGAAAACAATTGTAAAAAGCCATGCCAAGCTCCACTTTGTAGTTTTACTCTATGGTTTCACTGCTATTTTAGGCAAACTTGTTAGTTTACCTGCCCCGCAATTGGTTTGGTATCGAATGTTTATTGCAGCTCTTGTTTTGGGTATTTTTATGCGATTAAAAGGTATTCCGTTTGCAATAGGTAAAAAGAATGTCATAAAAATTATGGGAGTTGGTTTGGTCGTTGCCTTTCATTGGATCACATTTTTTGGAGCTGTTAAAATTTCAAATGTGTCAGTAACGCTAGGATGTATGGCTTCTACCACCCTATTTGCTAGTTTTCTTGAGCCTATCATCTTTCGAAAAAAAGTTAAATGGATTGAAGTATTTATAGGCATTATCATTATTAGTGGTTTATACCTTATCTTTCAATTTGAATTAGGTTATTTAAAAGGAATACTAACCGCACTTACATCGGCTTTTTTGGCAGGTTTATTTACAGTACTAAACAAATTGTTTATTGATAAACATCATCCTGTAACCATTAGTTTTTACGAAATGGGCAGTGGTTTTGCAGCCATTACAGTTTTTCTTGCCTTAACAGGTACATTTAATGAAAAAATGCTTGTACCAACAACAATGGATGTGCTTTTTATACTGATTTTAGGAGTTATTTGTACTGCTTATGCATTTGTAGCAGCTGTGGATGTAATGAAATATTTATCGGCTTACACGGTGGTTTTAGCCATTAATATGGAGCCTGTTTATGGCATACTTCTGGCTTTTACAATATTTGGCCAAAGTGAATTCATGTCAGCTGGTTTTTACGTTGGTACAGCTATTATTCTTTTAGCTGTTTTTCTATATCCAATTCTGACCAATAAAAAAGGCTGATTGAATAATTAGATATTCAAATCAACCTCTATTTTTAATGTACTAATCTATTATCGTTCTTGCAGATTAAGCATTGGTTTATCTTTAAAACCTTTTGATCCAAAAACAAGATTTAACCCAAACATTACCGAAGCACTTTGCATTTCGCCAAATATTGGAATATCATCGCCATCAATGGTATAGTTTCGATAAGACATTGGTATTTTATCAACCATTACATAAAGTTGCAGCGGTCCTATAAAACTCGATACACCAAGTCCTAAATGACTTACACCTCTTATATCAATATTATAGTTTACTGATGTTGCTAAACGGTGGTATAAATTCAAATTAGCCGAAAAATTAAAATCCTGTCTGTAAAAATCCTTTTGAAATATACTGCGCGATAGAAAGCCTAATGAAAATACGTGATTAACATTATATTCTGCTCCTAAATACAACACAGGACTTAAACCGGTTCTGAATGATTCTGCATCGTGTGTAACATTCACTCCTGCCAATAATGAATCTAAAATATCATCTCCAATTTTTGCCTCGTTATCAATGATACTTGAATCGATTTTTGCTCCCTGATAACTATATGATCCACGCGCAGAAAGAGAGTGAAGGTTATCCTTCCATTTTATGGCTCCCAAATCATTTAAAGCTGCAGAAAAAGACCATTTTTGATTTAAATCATAAACAGCTCCCAAATCAAATGCAACTCCCGGATTGGTAAATGACAATGAATTATTCAACAGATAATCAGTATCTACATCTTCCATATCAATGTCCGTTGGAAAGCCATCTTCATCATATTCAACATCTTCAATACCAGGTATTGATGTTAAAATATCAGCATTAGCTATTAAATCGTATGATGTACGTGATGTATGTATCTCAAATTCAGAAAAATCTGTTTTGGTTGCCGCTACTCCAAACAACGGTTTGATACGTGCAGCAACAGTTAATTTATCATTTATCGGGCGACTGTAGCTAAATGCAAACTCATGATAAATGGTGTGTTGCATATTTAAGCCCTTTAAACTAATGGTTGTGTTGTCAGGTGTACCATTCTCCATCAGCATAAAAAAGCCTTTGGGTAAACCATAGTTAATTGCTACTTTCTCGCGAAATGAAAAGGTGAAATATCCTTTTTTTGTTCTGAATCCGAACATTAACGGTATAATTTGCTGATCAACTCTTAAGTTAAGCCCATCACCCATTTTATCATATAGTTTTCCGTAATCAAAACCATTATTTAATGGAGACAATGGTATACCTTCAGAATTTACTTGAATAAAATTGGTTAAAGGTACATCACTCTGAAAAGAAGTAAGTGAACTAACCATGGGTATGCCAATGAAGAAGTTAGGGCGTGGCTCTTTAGCCGGATTCATCAATACACTTTGTGGTGTATTTTTAAGATAGTACAACGACATTGGAGCCTGGCCCATTGCCGATAATGAACTACCCAATAGAAAAATGATAAATATATATTTAAATAATATTGATTTCATAAGAATGATTCGATTTGAATGGGTATAATGTAAAACAATCATCTGGTTTACTAATCATTAGGTATATTACCTTTGATCTCTGCAGATAATGTCATTTCCAACTTATTATCCTTAAATATTTTAATATACGTATTGTCACTATTAGAAGCTCCATAAGATGCTCCTTGGGTGGTTATTACGATATATTTCATATTCTGATCACGGAATTTATCAATCTGATCTTTATCAAGAGTTATTTGTACTTCAGAATGAACCGATTCACTAACATGACCATCTTCATCGGGCACTGCTGATGCAATGTGTTCTCCCGGGCTTGCAATTAAGTAATCTATATTATTGTAATTGGCATCTTGTGCAGTAATACTTTCAACCACAATATCAAACGGTAATCCATTATATACATCCAGATATAAATTAATATTCTCAATTGCATCTGTGACATCCGAATCACCAAACTCATCATTAAAATCTAAGTTTAAGGTGTCAACTCTTTGATAATCTATAGCTCTGAAATTCAATGGAAAAGTAATCCCTAAATCGGCTTGTAAGTGGTTATAATGGTGAAGAAAATTAACTTTACTTTCATCATTTTCAGGATTGGACACTGCTGTCATTTGTACTTTTACCTTATTTGGCAGATCTTCAATTATATCCAATATATTAGAATTGTCCTTATCATAGCTAAAAATCTGTTCTGATGGTAATACTGGAAATCCAAAAGTAGCAGCCTCTATGCCCAAAATATTATCACCTAGTTCCAATAGCTTTGGATCAGTTCCGGATGTTGAAAACTCAACTTCATCCAATTGAAGATTAAAAGAACTACCTACCGAATTTATAGTATTTACATCAACATACACATTAGCCATTTGAATAGCATCAAAAAACTGGTTTGAATCAAAGGCATCGAATTCCATTGAATCAACAATAGTTTCGGCATAATTACCAAAGTATCCAAAAGTTACTTCAGCTATTAAATCATTCATGCCAAAATCAACTCCAATAGCTCCAACTGCATATGCAGGAACTTCAATATCTAAATTTGTATTCAGGGTAATATAACTGGAATCAATTCCTGTACTGAACCGAATAATGTAATCATCTAAATTTATATTCTCGGCTGAGAAATTGTTAACAGATGTAGTATATGAAAATACTTCTCCACTAGGGTTAAATAATTCCGGTATCTCTATGGTTATATTGCCGGTAGATCCCGATGGAAGATTTAAATTATCGACTGATAATAAACCACTCTCAAGAAATACACTATCAAAACGAGCATCTAATCTTTCGTTCATAATATACTTATCAATAATGGTTTGATTGACAGCAACACTTTCAGGCGTAGGATTTGCAAATGGAAGATTAACTGAATAGTTGACATTATTTAAGGTAACCATTCCTTCAAGTTCCAATTCAAAGGTTTCGTAAAACCTATGCACAATTAAACCATCATCTTCAAAACTCAAATAATCCGAATCATCTAACTTCTCGATGAAAGACCCCATTGTAAAATATGCCTGTGCTAAAGGAACACTTAGACTGTAATCCCTATCCGGATCCGGCATTTTATCCAAATCAATGGTTTCTTCTTTACAAGCACCCATTAATATAAGTGCAAAAAGAAACGGTATCTTTAAATATCTTAAGTTCATAATCTTTGCTTTATTCAATTACTTTAATTTCTACCCTTCTATTCTGAGCCCTTCCCTCTTTTGTACTATTATCTGCTATTGGCTGATCAAAGCCATAACCAGTATAAGTAACACGTTCAGACTCCACTCCTCGTGATAATAAGTAGTTTTTCACTGCTAAGGCACGAGCTTTTGATATCTTTTTATTAACTGATGCAGACCCAACATTATCAGTATGACCTGATACTTCTATTTTAACATCTTTATTCTCGATTAAAAGATTCGCCAGTTTTTCTAATTCAACAAATGAAGAAGATTTGAGCGTTGATTTTCCTGTATTGAATAGAATATTTTCAACCACTATTTTGGCACCAGACGTCATCTTTCTCAGTTTGAAATCTTTAATAATAAGTGTTGAATCACTTTCAAATTCCTGAGTATCATTAATAAAAAAGTAACCATCAGCATCTACCTGAATTACAAAAGGCCCGGCTTCTTCAACATTAATGGTGTATTTTTTCGAAATTGAATCAAGTGAACTATACACAAAAGGCTTATCTTCTCCAGGTCGAGTAAAACTTACTCTACCTTCGATTAGCTCATTGGTGTTTTCATCTTTAATTGTACCTGTTAAATAATATTGTACCTTACTTGGCTGAAGACTAATGTATTTCTGCTCTTCGTCGGAATAAAACTCTTTCAGTTTCATTTCATTTTCGTAAGCAAAATAATCATTAGCAGTAACCGATAAAGTAAATGTTGCTTTATCTTCAATTGTTATGGAATATTCACCAGTTTCTTTATCAGAAATAACACGGTAGAATAATGTACTGTCAGTTTCTGATTTTAAAACAACTTCGGCCTGCACTGGGTTTGCACTTATGATGTCAAAAACTTTACCGTATAGTGTAAACGGATACTTCAGCTTTTCTAATTCGTAGTTTGCTTCTATTTTACTATTGCGTTTTGATGGACACTGTAACGTATCTTTTACAGAACGGTATCCAGGAGCATCAATTTGAGCCCAATATGGACCGACATCCTCAAAATTAATCAAATAGCTACTATCAATAGTATCCTGCTTCACTGAAGTGATTAAGTCATCAGAATGAATATTGAAAATACTTATTGTAGCATTAATCATTGAAGAATCCTCCATATTTACTACACTCCCAAACATTTGAAATGGAATTCGAGGGTCTTTTTCAACTTTGTAAATATCTAAGCCTCCATAACCACCATCGCGCGTAGTGGCCAAAAGGGCAAACATCGAATCTGGTGTTGTATGATAAAATAACTCATTAGCCGGAGTATTGATTGGATACCCCATGTTTACAGGCTTTCCCCATGAGCCATCTGGTTGTTTTTCACATTTGAAGATATCAAATCCTCCCATTCCTTGGTGCCCATTTGAAGCAAAATACAAGGTTTTACCATCTGGAGTTACAAAAACAGCTTCTTCATCAAAGGGTGTATTTATTTCAGATCCCAAATTCTCAATATGCTTGAATTTGAGTTTTCTCTTCCAGGTGCATTTCCATATATCCTTGCCTCCTTCGCCTCCCATGTGATTACTTACAAAGTAAGCTGTTTGTTGTATCTTATGCCTCTTTTTATCAGCTTTATTACTCGATACTGTGTCGGATACAGCAGACATACTGGTTTCCTGGTAAGCAATATGATCAACTTTTCCTCTCAGTTTCTTAAAATTACCTAAACGATCTTGCATAATAGTAGCAGCATAGATGCCACCATTGTTCTTCTTTCCTTTATAGTATAAAAGTTGGTGTTTATCATCAATAATACCCGAAACGCTAATGTTATTATTTGAGCTCAAGGAAGATCTTTCTGAACGTCCAATCAATTTTGGCTCACCCACTTCATCAACGGGGTTGTAAAGGCAATTTTTACTAACCAATATCCGTTCTTTATACTTAGTTCTTGGCTTTAAATGTTTGGGCTCTCGTGTTGGTCGCCTTGATGTAAAAAACATTGCAGAATCGCCATGTGATGAAAAAACAGCAGCATACTCATCAT includes:
- a CDS encoding SDR family NAD(P)-dependent oxidoreductase, whose product is MKTTQKYSVITGASQGLGRSICFELARRRHNLLLIAKADENLPELADRLAKNYHTDIQFLEVDFTQVNSIEKIDAWLNKYNVNMLINNAGIGGTNYFHNCSFDAFDSIISVNIRTLVLITRSIIENLKQNAPSYILNISSMASCCPIAFKTIYPASKSFVYSFSRSLGEELKNDNIHVSVVLPGAFRSNSNVCKRIAISNWWNKTGCLTTNHMAYLIIKQLLKYKKVIIPGILNKINWLILKVLPYTICIPAISKSVKKELQLIG
- a CDS encoding helix-turn-helix transcriptional regulator, with protein sequence MIPGGDIQTKLFDLIREKIANNLSLAQEVAEILGISNDSAYRRIRGEKTLSLDEASQLCSYYNCSMDQFIAQQSSFLTFRQLDVAPGNFDKNKWLDFIYNNLLKINSVARKHILYLAKDPPIFQYFQFPEIASFKFFFWEKTIFNVNIKEGDKFTLSVIDNEIIEKCKKIATIVLKIPTTELWNEDTFRILLRQIEYYWISGYFASKEDLEKLINSIERWLNHNQKQAELGMKFLEGHPDHGIADTYTLYENEIILNDNTIFITTDDVQRVFITYNILGVLINDDAEFCQSVSSLHQTLISKSNMISKVGEKERNRFFNKLTGAIHHFKSSYQL
- a CDS encoding M48 family metallopeptidase yields the protein MIKLMKKWPVSLGVVLVVSLLVSCATNPITGRKQLNLVSDSEVMSMSFTQYQEFLKENKISTDKEKTATIKKVGKKIAAAVEKYMTDNGYSSQIAGFEWEFNLVEDETPNAWCMPGGKVVFYTGILPYCQDETGIAVVMGHEIAHAVAKHGSERMSQQMAVQYGGTALTVLMDEKPEQTQQLAMAAFGLGSQYGVMLPFSRAHETEADKMGLIFMAMAGYDPNEAVPFWQRMSDMGGQKPPEWMSTHPADETRVKDLKAYMPEAMKYYKK
- a CDS encoding FAD-dependent oxidoreductase, which encodes MNKKYVIVGGVAGGATTAARLRRVDEKAEIIMLEKGPHISYANCGLPYYIGGVIKDRQNLMVQTPESFNSWFNIDIRIHSEVTAIQANQKKVCVTNHQTGEKYELTYDKLILSPGASPIIPPIEGIKHKNIFTLRNVEDTDKIKAFVDDEKPATAVVVGAGFIGLEMAENLHHRGLNVTVVEAAPQVMNMLDPEMAAGLHQHFKENNVGLYLNNAVKAFKENAQGSLDVCLADGDVLNADFVILSIGVRPDNKLAKEAGLKIGETGGVWVNEYLQTSDEHIYAVGDSIEFPHQISKKPSLAFLAGPANKQGRILADNLTFGHTKTYNGSIGTAIAKVFDLTAGISGLADKSLKAAGIKYASTIVNNGSHAGYYPGAMQMTTKISFCPETGRLYGAQIVGYKGVDKRLDILATIIKNEGTIYDLQEIEHAYAPPFSSAKDPVNQAGFNAENIIRGLFKPLSAYELSEIELSEVTLVDTRTADEFALGALDGALNIPIDAIRTSLDRIPKDKKVILYCGVGMRGYLAARILRQNGFEEVYNLSGGLKVFNNAMKPQDNKLQFTENAEAVQVEVSKNTPVIKTDILEVDACGLQCPGPIMKLKSEMDKLPTQGQLMIKASDPGFYNDVASWCKVTGNDLLTREKGNGEITAIIRKNDVLKEGFSVQDKGDNKTLIVFSDDMDRTLASFVIANGAAAMGKRVTIFFTFWGLNVIKKPNKPKVKKGVMDKMFDIMMPKHSGDLKLSNMNMGGMGAKMMKKRMKDKKVDSLDVMIQNAVSSGINLIACQMSMDVMGVKKEELIEGVNIGGVANYLEEAEKSNVNLFI
- a CDS encoding DMT family transporter translates to MKTIVKSHAKLHFVVLLYGFTAILGKLVSLPAPQLVWYRMFIAALVLGIFMRLKGIPFAIGKKNVIKIMGVGLVVAFHWITFFGAVKISNVSVTLGCMASTTLFASFLEPIIFRKKVKWIEVFIGIIIISGLYLIFQFELGYLKGILTALTSAFLAGLFTVLNKLFIDKHHPVTISFYEMGSGFAAITVFLALTGTFNEKMLVPTTMDVLFILILGVICTAYAFVAAVDVMKYLSAYTVVLAINMEPVYGILLAFTIFGQSEFMSAGFYVGTAIILLAVFLYPILTNKKG
- a CDS encoding DUF5723 family protein, with product MKSILFKYIFIIFLLGSSLSAMGQAPMSLYYLKNTPQSVLMNPAKEPRPNFFIGIPMVSSLTSFQSDVPLTNFIQVNSEGIPLSPLNNGFDYGKLYDKMGDGLNLRVDQQIIPLMFGFRTKKGYFTFSFREKVAINYGLPKGFFMLMENGTPDNTTISLKGLNMQHTIYHEFAFSYSRPINDKLTVAARIKPLFGVAATKTDFSEFEIHTSRTSYDLIANADILTSIPGIEDVEYDEDGFPTDIDMEDVDTDYLLNNSLSFTNPGVAFDLGAVYDLNQKWSFSAALNDLGAIKWKDNLHSLSARGSYSYQGAKIDSSIIDNEAKIGDDILDSLLAGVNVTHDAESFRTGLSPVLYLGAEYNVNHVFSLGFLSRSIFQKDFYRQDFNFSANLNLYHRLATSVNYNIDIRGVSHLGLGVSSFIGPLQLYVMVDKIPMSYRNYTIDGDDIPIFGEMQSASVMFGLNLVFGSKGFKDKPMLNLQER
- a CDS encoding OmpA family protein, whose amino-acid sequence is MKKVALLYIYMMIAFAGFSQENPKISEDSFHSADTKNSESLKKILKTAESYYKKGHDYYGEALKYYLRLEELAPDKSELNYKIGVCCLYSSNPKAALQYLQKCSPDVASDYQLHLGRAYQYNLQYVNAQRAYEVYALSLTPAKQKTFSKELEQLKKECIFGEQAIQDTLPVFIKNLGPVINTYYDEYAAVFSSHGDSAMFFTSRRPTREPKHLKPRTKYKERILVSKNCLYNPVDEVGEPKLIGRSERSSLSSNNNISVSGIIDDKHQLLYYKGKKNNGGIYAATIMQDRLGNFKKLRGKVDHIAYQETSMSAVSDTVSSNKADKKRHKIQQTAYFVSNHMGGEGGKDIWKCTWKRKLKFKHIENLGSEINTPFDEEAVFVTPDGKTLYFASNGHQGMGGFDIFKCEKQPDGSWGKPVNMGYPINTPANELFYHTTPDSMFALLATTRDGGYGGLDIYKVEKDPRIPFQMFGSVVNMEDSSMINATISIFNIHSDDLITSVKQDTIDSSYLINFEDVGPYWAQIDAPGYRSVKDTLQCPSKRNSKIEANYELEKLKYPFTLYGKVFDIISANPVQAEVVLKSETDSTLFYRVISDKETGEYSITIEDKATFTLSVTANDYFAYENEMKLKEFYSDEEQKYISLQPSKVQYYLTGTIKDENTNELIEGRVSFTRPGEDKPFVYSSLDSISKKYTINVEEAGPFVIQVDADGYFFINDTQEFESDSTLIIKDFKLRKMTSGAKIVVENILFNTGKSTLKSSSFVELEKLANLLIENKDVKIEVSGHTDNVGSASVNKKISKARALAVKNYLLSRGVESERVTYTGYGFDQPIADNSTKEGRAQNRRVEIKVIE